In Gemmata obscuriglobus, a single genomic region encodes these proteins:
- a CDS encoding di-heme oxidoredictase family protein, with the protein MRNLSLAAQRKLIYLTAAGVAAVFGYWFLFSDGLPILWGPTARASEIAEGRELFEREWAPNDPLAHGDGLGPVFNAKSCATCHFQGGLGGGGNVEHNAMSFEIHSRPSDPTFRTGTVHNFSTNPSLRETERTLRTLFPVIKGRTITNAGHCSTNITIPDFDPVRTQPVQTTALFGAGWVDLISDRAILRNERNRGLRAAGREMCLEFDNIPIGRARRVSGGIGKFGWKAQFATLEEFVAAACANELGLGTPLTEQAKPLSGPSPSVEPDLDKKQLRALVAFVKTLSKPVEVSGEPKAEHGKQVFHTTGCAVCHVPDMGGVKGVYSDFLLYTLEDPPPPGGRDEYNTAPPPELQLPERAEGEPKLNEWKTPPLWGVADSAPYFHDGASPTLKDAILRHRGDAKSVSEKFKSLGTDEQNALLAFLGTLKAPPDAPRLRDPSITKLSRK; encoded by the coding sequence ATGCGCAACCTGTCGCTGGCCGCACAACGCAAGCTTATCTACCTGACCGCCGCCGGCGTGGCTGCGGTGTTCGGGTACTGGTTCCTCTTCTCGGACGGGCTGCCGATCCTCTGGGGGCCGACCGCGAGGGCGTCCGAAATCGCCGAAGGGCGGGAGCTGTTCGAGCGCGAGTGGGCTCCCAACGACCCGCTCGCCCACGGCGACGGCCTCGGGCCGGTGTTCAACGCGAAGTCGTGCGCGACCTGCCATTTCCAGGGCGGGCTCGGTGGCGGCGGGAACGTCGAACACAACGCGATGAGCTTTGAGATCCACTCGCGCCCCAGCGACCCGACCTTCCGCACCGGCACGGTTCACAACTTTAGCACCAACCCTTCGCTTCGGGAAACGGAGCGGACCCTCCGCACCCTGTTCCCTGTGATTAAGGGCCGCACAATTACGAACGCGGGGCACTGCTCCACCAACATCACGATCCCCGATTTCGATCCGGTGCGCACGCAACCTGTACAGACCACCGCGCTGTTCGGGGCGGGGTGGGTCGATCTGATCTCCGACCGCGCGATCTTACGGAACGAGCGCAACCGCGGGCTCCGCGCCGCGGGTCGTGAAATGTGTCTCGAGTTCGACAACATTCCCATTGGTCGGGCACGCCGGGTATCAGGCGGGATCGGGAAATTCGGCTGGAAAGCGCAGTTCGCCACCCTGGAAGAGTTCGTGGCCGCCGCATGTGCCAACGAACTCGGCCTGGGCACGCCGCTGACCGAACAAGCGAAGCCGCTTTCCGGACCGAGCCCGTCCGTTGAGCCCGATCTCGATAAGAAGCAGCTCCGGGCGCTGGTCGCGTTCGTGAAGACCCTGTCGAAACCGGTCGAGGTCTCCGGCGAGCCGAAAGCCGAGCACGGGAAACAGGTGTTTCACACGACCGGGTGCGCCGTTTGCCACGTTCCGGACATGGGCGGGGTGAAGGGCGTGTACAGTGATTTCCTGTTGTACACCCTCGAAGACCCGCCTCCCCCGGGTGGCCGGGACGAGTACAACACCGCCCCGCCGCCCGAACTGCAACTGCCGGAACGCGCCGAGGGAGAACCGAAGTTGAACGAGTGGAAGACCCCGCCGCTGTGGGGCGTCGCGGATTCGGCGCCGTACTTCCATGACGGCGCGTCTCCGACCCTCAAGGACGCGATCCTGCGCCACCGCGGCGACGCGAAGAGCGTGAGCGAGAAGTTTAAGTCCCTTGGCACCGACGAGCAGAACGCCCTGCTCGCGTTCCTCGGCACGTTGAAGGCCCCGCCGGACGCGCCGCGGCTCCGCGACCCCTCGATCACGAAGTTGAGTCGCAAGTGA
- the mug gene encoding G/U mismatch-specific DNA glycosylase yields the protein MSGKSKPPTPAELRAAQNKTVPDVIGPGLKVLFCGINPGLYTAAIGHHFGRPGNRFWPTLHRAGFTPRLLDPSEELELLPLGYGITNVVARATVGADELTNDEYVTGGAALREKVLAFAPKYLAVLGIGAYRVGFARPKAVIGLQPEPIGQTRVWVLPNPSGLNAHYQGADLVKVFRQLRGAAG from the coding sequence GTGAGTGGGAAGAGTAAACCACCGACCCCGGCCGAACTCCGGGCGGCCCAGAACAAAACCGTTCCCGATGTGATCGGCCCCGGTTTGAAGGTACTGTTCTGTGGCATCAACCCCGGGCTGTACACGGCCGCGATCGGGCATCACTTCGGACGGCCGGGCAACCGGTTCTGGCCGACACTTCACCGCGCGGGTTTCACGCCCCGCCTGCTCGACCCGAGCGAGGAGTTGGAACTGCTCCCGCTCGGGTACGGGATCACCAACGTGGTCGCGCGGGCCACGGTCGGTGCGGACGAACTGACCAACGACGAGTACGTGACGGGCGGTGCGGCGCTGCGCGAGAAGGTCCTCGCCTTCGCCCCCAAGTACCTCGCGGTTCTCGGCATCGGTGCGTACCGGGTCGGGTTCGCGCGGCCCAAGGCGGTCATCGGGCTTCAGCCCGAACCGATCGGCCAAACACGGGTGTGGGTGTTGCCCAACCCGAGCGGCCTCAACGCCCACTACCAAGGCGCCGATCTGGTGAAGGTGTTCCGTCAACTTCGCGGGGCTGCAGGCTGA
- a CDS encoding TolB family protein, producing the protein MRFTFAGLLCSLTIGAALSTAPVPKAGPPRGLLVVTSNTNGNWEIYLVQASTGAARRLTDNTASDTEPVWSPDGKRIAFTSDRAGEPDVWLMNADGTEPEQLTKKCGGCTGLRWSPDGKRIAFTGRQNGIEQVMAVEVATGKVSRLIDGTVLCRHASWSPDGKKLSFGYFPGRYAIYTATAEGKELAELTDKKGGLDAAWSPNGQQLAFMTLDADRDWQVFVIGADGNNKKQLTKSANNYGARYPLWSPDGNFISFEEIVDGKLQVAVMRADGSDPKVITSKHEHTLTRWSPDGKSLSYARSEKGQLPALWVSDPDGGNAKELLGGVGTWAAEWKPK; encoded by the coding sequence ATGCGGTTCACCTTCGCCGGGTTACTCTGCTCTTTGACCATCGGGGCTGCGCTCTCGACCGCCCCGGTGCCGAAAGCGGGACCGCCGCGGGGGCTGCTGGTCGTTACGAGTAACACGAACGGGAACTGGGAAATCTACCTCGTGCAGGCGAGCACCGGCGCGGCCAGACGGCTCACCGACAACACGGCGAGCGACACCGAACCGGTCTGGTCGCCCGACGGGAAGCGGATCGCGTTCACCTCGGACCGTGCCGGCGAACCGGACGTGTGGTTGATGAACGCCGATGGGACCGAGCCCGAGCAACTCACCAAGAAGTGCGGCGGCTGCACGGGCCTGCGGTGGTCGCCCGACGGGAAGCGGATCGCGTTCACCGGTCGGCAGAACGGAATCGAGCAGGTCATGGCCGTCGAGGTCGCGACCGGCAAGGTGAGCCGGCTCATCGACGGGACCGTCTTGTGCCGCCACGCCTCATGGTCGCCCGACGGGAAGAAGCTCTCGTTCGGCTATTTTCCGGGCCGCTACGCGATTTACACGGCGACCGCGGAGGGTAAAGAACTGGCCGAACTCACCGACAAGAAGGGTGGTTTGGACGCGGCGTGGTCTCCAAACGGTCAGCAGCTCGCGTTCATGACGCTGGACGCGGACCGCGACTGGCAGGTCTTCGTGATCGGCGCCGACGGCAATAACAAGAAGCAACTCACGAAGAGCGCGAACAACTACGGGGCCAGGTACCCGCTGTGGTCCCCGGACGGGAATTTCATTTCGTTCGAGGAAATTGTTGACGGTAAGCTTCAGGTCGCGGTGATGCGGGCCGACGGGAGCGACCCGAAGGTCATCACGTCGAAGCACGAGCACACGCTGACGCGGTGGTCGCCGGACGGTAAGTCGCTCAGCTACGCGCGGTCCGAGAAGGGCCAGCTACCCGCGCTGTGGGTCAGCGACCCCGACGGCGGTAACGCGAAAGAACTCCTCGGCGGCGTTGGGACGTGGGCCGCCGAGTGGAAGCCGAAGTAA
- a CDS encoding glycosyltransferase yields the protein MSALLAPRLMFPVTAPAPATEPVRVCFMIDRLSRAGTETQLLALIRSLDRSRVQPTLVLLDGEDDLSRDLEPADCPVVRLGLRKLASANALAAARRLRTFWQQCRPEILQVYFTDSAYFGAPLAKMCGIRKVLRVRNNLGYWLTRRHRLLGKLVRPFVDLTLTNTDAGKQALVTRDGAAPDDVAVLENGVDTSRFKRFMLPDTSKKLVKVGCVANLRTVKNIDGLMRTAKAALAKHPQLLFEVAGEGEQRAQLERLHADLGLGDRFVLRGSVSDVPGFLRGVDIAVLPSHSEGMSNALLEYMAAGRAVIATDVGANAQLLDNGRCGVLVPSGDEAAIVSAIGALLANPLQAAGYGAAARRRVAAEYSREAMTKRFEAYYRNLVSRPA from the coding sequence ATGTCCGCTCTGCTCGCACCGCGCCTTATGTTCCCCGTCACCGCACCCGCACCCGCGACCGAACCGGTCCGCGTGTGCTTCATGATCGACCGGCTCAGTCGGGCCGGGACCGAAACGCAACTGCTCGCGCTGATCCGGTCGCTGGACCGCTCGCGGGTGCAGCCGACGCTCGTCCTGCTCGACGGCGAGGACGATCTCTCGCGCGACTTGGAGCCGGCCGACTGCCCGGTTGTGCGGCTGGGGCTGCGGAAGCTCGCCAGCGCGAACGCGCTCGCGGCCGCACGTCGGCTCCGCACGTTCTGGCAGCAGTGCCGTCCGGAAATCCTTCAGGTGTACTTCACAGATTCGGCTTACTTTGGCGCACCGCTGGCCAAGATGTGTGGGATTCGTAAAGTTTTGCGCGTCAGGAACAATCTGGGCTACTGGCTGACTCGCCGCCACCGCCTGCTCGGAAAACTGGTGCGTCCGTTCGTGGACCTCACACTCACCAACACCGACGCCGGAAAGCAAGCCCTCGTCACGCGCGACGGGGCCGCCCCGGACGATGTCGCCGTTCTGGAGAACGGCGTGGACACGTCGCGCTTCAAGCGGTTCATGCTCCCCGACACCTCGAAGAAGCTCGTGAAGGTCGGGTGCGTGGCCAACCTGCGCACCGTCAAGAACATTGACGGGCTGATGCGCACGGCAAAAGCGGCGCTGGCGAAGCACCCGCAGCTCTTGTTCGAGGTGGCCGGGGAGGGCGAGCAGCGTGCGCAACTCGAACGGCTTCACGCGGACCTGGGCCTGGGCGACCGGTTCGTCCTTCGGGGCTCCGTGTCCGACGTGCCCGGCTTCCTCCGCGGCGTCGATATCGCGGTGCTGCCGTCGCACTCCGAGGGGATGTCGAACGCGCTGCTCGAGTACATGGCCGCCGGCCGCGCGGTGATCGCCACCGACGTGGGCGCGAACGCCCAACTGCTCGACAACGGCCGGTGCGGCGTGCTTGTCCCCTCTGGGGACGAGGCCGCAATCGTCAGCGCGATCGGAGCGCTCCTCGCGAACCCGCTGCAAGCGGCGGGATATGGCGCCGCGGCGCGGCGCCGGGTGGCCGCGGAGTACAGCCGCGAGGCCATGACCAAGCGGTTCGAGGCGTACTACCGCAACCTCGTTAGCCGCCCCGCGTAA
- a CDS encoding glycosyltransferase, whose translation MNLVHLTASTFFGGPERQMLGLALALPDTVRTTFATFPEGGRGTAFLDEVRKHGFPAAPLKTDFPRVFSAVREVTELLRTTACDVLICHGYKAHVLGRLAARRVGIPAVAVSRGWTAETRKVKAYEWIDRRHMPLMDHVICVSEGQAEKVRRWCRVPADRLSVIRNSARLGAFENADPQARERLLGFFPAGGPVSQVVLGAGRFSPEKGFGVLVEAAHAICREHPNAGVVLFGEGPLRGELERRIAELDLTGRVALPGFRTDLDALIGGADVVVLPSFTEGLPNVALEASAAGVPVVATAVGGTPEAIADTVNGFLVPPGDPGAIAAKVGELLRDRSLRSRFGDAGRARMRDLFTFQAQADAYLRLLRALTLRPTPVEVAA comes from the coding sequence ATGAATCTCGTTCACCTCACCGCCAGTACCTTTTTCGGCGGCCCCGAGCGCCAGATGCTCGGGCTCGCGCTGGCACTACCCGATACCGTGCGCACCACGTTTGCCACCTTTCCTGAAGGGGGCCGCGGCACCGCGTTCCTTGACGAGGTCCGCAAACACGGGTTCCCCGCCGCGCCACTCAAGACCGACTTCCCGCGCGTGTTCTCGGCCGTCCGTGAGGTGACTGAACTGCTTCGCACGACCGCCTGTGACGTGCTCATCTGCCACGGCTACAAAGCGCACGTGCTGGGGCGGCTCGCGGCGCGGCGGGTCGGGATACCGGCCGTTGCGGTGTCGCGCGGGTGGACCGCCGAGACGCGAAAGGTCAAAGCCTACGAGTGGATCGACCGCCGACACATGCCGCTGATGGACCACGTCATCTGCGTGTCCGAAGGGCAGGCGGAGAAGGTTCGCCGCTGGTGCCGCGTGCCGGCCGATCGCCTGAGCGTCATTCGCAACAGCGCCCGGCTCGGCGCGTTCGAGAACGCGGACCCGCAAGCCCGCGAGCGGTTGCTCGGCTTCTTCCCGGCCGGCGGCCCGGTTTCGCAAGTGGTGCTCGGCGCTGGGCGGTTCAGCCCGGAGAAGGGGTTCGGCGTGCTCGTTGAAGCGGCGCACGCGATCTGCCGCGAGCACCCGAACGCCGGCGTGGTCTTATTCGGAGAAGGGCCGCTCCGGGGCGAACTCGAACGTCGCATCGCCGAACTCGACCTCACGGGCCGCGTAGCGCTCCCGGGGTTCCGGACCGACCTCGACGCCCTCATCGGCGGCGCGGACGTGGTTGTTCTACCCTCGTTCACCGAAGGTTTGCCGAACGTCGCGCTCGAAGCCAGTGCCGCCGGCGTCCCGGTGGTCGCGACCGCCGTCGGCGGAACGCCCGAAGCGATCGCCGACACCGTGAACGGTTTTTTGGTTCCGCCCGGCGATCCCGGCGCGATCGCCGCGAAAGTTGGTGAGTTGCTCCGCGACCGGTCGCTGCGGTCCCGGTTCGGTGACGCCGGCCGCGCCCGGATGCGCGACCTGTTCACCTTCCAGGCCCAGGCCGACGCCTACCTGCGCCTGCTCCGCGCCCTCACTCTTCGCCCGACACCTGTTGAAGTTGCAGCCTGA
- a CDS encoding amino acid transporter, with protein sequence MSDQPGAHAEPGKGHHQSFWLWVMCLTGVDYFSTLGYQPSIAYENAGLLAPLATIVLVLVTLFGALPVYWYVCGRSHTGQGSIGMLAKLVSGWGGKILVLTLLGFAATDFVITKTLSAADAAVHLITNPHWPLSVDDDAEKTRQTIYVTSFMLVLLGAFFLRGFREVIGLAVVIVGVYLVLSAAVVGAGVEHLIEHPERLEQLAHRIRAGEWFLKESERPLAGTGLFTVVAISLLIFPKLALGLSGFETGVAVMPLVKGSDTDDPNEPKARIANTRKLLVTAALIMSVYLICSSLVVACLIPPEHLTKADAHGAERHGVADKELKAKDRALAYLAHGENPDGKLLPFFGEWFGTAYDLSTVVILWFAGASAMAGLLNLVPQYLPKYGMAPEWARATRPLVLLFTVVNLVVTLIFRASVDAQSAAYATGVLVLITSACTASVIDIWDRREGRWYRRLCWPFVLITIVFIYTTIANVYEKPDGIKIAAFFILAILVTSFWSRYARSRELRFAGFKIADAESRLMWDTIRDLELSVLVPHRPGRRSLANKEGQIRREHRIPRDLIIVFVEVELADTSDFVNEPVLQVIKEEGRYVVKISGAASIAHTLAALALEMAKIGRPPEVHFGWTDDSPVSGTLGFLLFGEGNVPWMVRDLIRRAQPDESKRPLIIIAGTA encoded by the coding sequence ATGAGCGACCAACCGGGCGCCCACGCGGAGCCGGGCAAGGGCCACCATCAGTCGTTCTGGCTGTGGGTGATGTGCTTGACCGGCGTCGACTACTTCTCCACCCTCGGCTACCAGCCCTCGATCGCCTACGAGAACGCCGGGCTGCTTGCGCCCCTCGCGACGATCGTCCTGGTACTTGTCACTCTGTTTGGCGCGCTGCCGGTGTACTGGTATGTGTGCGGGCGGTCGCACACCGGCCAGGGCTCCATCGGGATGCTCGCGAAGCTGGTTTCTGGGTGGGGCGGGAAGATTCTCGTCCTCACGCTCCTCGGCTTCGCCGCCACCGACTTCGTCATCACCAAAACGCTGTCCGCTGCGGACGCCGCGGTCCACCTGATCACCAACCCGCACTGGCCGCTGTCCGTCGACGACGACGCCGAGAAAACACGTCAGACGATCTACGTCACGTCGTTCATGCTCGTACTGTTGGGCGCGTTCTTTCTCCGCGGGTTCCGCGAGGTGATCGGCCTGGCGGTGGTCATCGTTGGCGTGTACCTGGTGCTCAGCGCGGCCGTGGTCGGTGCCGGCGTGGAGCACCTGATCGAGCACCCGGAGCGGCTCGAACAACTGGCCCACCGCATTCGGGCGGGCGAGTGGTTCCTCAAGGAGTCCGAGCGCCCGCTCGCAGGCACCGGGCTGTTCACCGTCGTGGCCATCAGCCTGCTCATCTTCCCGAAGCTCGCACTCGGCCTTTCCGGATTTGAAACCGGTGTGGCGGTGATGCCGCTGGTCAAAGGGTCCGACACCGACGACCCGAACGAGCCGAAGGCGCGCATCGCGAACACGCGCAAGCTGCTGGTGACAGCCGCGCTCATCATGTCCGTGTACCTGATTTGCTCTTCGCTGGTGGTCGCCTGCCTGATACCTCCGGAGCACCTCACGAAGGCGGACGCGCACGGCGCCGAGCGGCACGGGGTCGCCGATAAGGAGCTGAAGGCGAAGGACCGGGCCCTGGCGTACCTGGCTCACGGGGAGAACCCGGACGGCAAACTGCTCCCGTTCTTCGGCGAGTGGTTCGGCACCGCCTACGACCTCTCGACGGTCGTGATCCTGTGGTTCGCCGGCGCCAGCGCGATGGCCGGCCTGCTGAACCTCGTCCCGCAGTACCTGCCGAAGTACGGAATGGCGCCGGAGTGGGCGCGGGCCACGCGCCCGCTTGTGCTGCTGTTCACGGTCGTCAACCTGGTGGTCACGCTCATCTTCCGGGCCAGCGTGGACGCACAGAGCGCCGCCTACGCCACCGGGGTGCTTGTACTCATCACAAGCGCCTGCACCGCGAGCGTCATCGACATCTGGGACCGGCGCGAGGGCCGGTGGTACCGGCGCCTATGCTGGCCCTTCGTGCTTATCACCATTGTGTTCATCTACACAACGATCGCGAACGTCTACGAAAAGCCAGACGGCATCAAGATCGCGGCCTTCTTCATCCTGGCGATCCTGGTGACCTCGTTCTGGTCACGGTACGCGCGGAGCCGGGAGCTGCGGTTCGCCGGGTTCAAGATCGCGGACGCCGAGAGCCGGCTCATGTGGGACACGATCCGCGACCTGGAGCTGTCGGTGCTTGTGCCGCACCGCCCCGGCCGCCGCAGCTTGGCAAACAAGGAAGGACAAATCCGGCGCGAGCACCGCATCCCGCGCGACCTCATCATCGTGTTCGTGGAGGTGGAGTTGGCCGACACCAGCGACTTCGTGAACGAGCCGGTGCTTCAGGTTATAAAAGAAGAGGGCCGGTACGTGGTGAAGATCTCCGGCGCCGCCTCGATTGCGCACACCCTGGCGGCCCTCGCACTGGAAATGGCCAAGATCGGGCGCCCGCCCGAGGTCCACTTCGGGTGGACCGACGACAGCCCGGTGTCCGGAACGCTCGGATTCCTACTGTTCGGTGAGGGCAACGTGCCGTGGATGGTGCGCGACCTGATCCGCCGGGCACAGCCCGACGAGAGCAAACGCCCGCTCATCATCATCGCCGGGACGGCGTAG
- a CDS encoding DUF4112 domain-containing protein, which yields METNTHQAPERRPEEAPELTTVRILPSREVEAELVILRGIAKVMDEAVTVPNTNVKVGLDALLGLIPGVGDIGSAAVGAYILRAAARLNVPTVIIARMLMNLLIDAALGIVPFIGDFLDVLYKANAKNARLVVEAVENRGAATRGSWLKLIGAFTVFALIVGGGIVGTVFALKALWNAL from the coding sequence GTGGAAACGAACACACATCAAGCACCAGAGCGTCGACCCGAAGAAGCTCCGGAGTTAACCACCGTCCGCATCCTGCCGTCCCGCGAGGTGGAGGCCGAGTTGGTGATCCTCCGCGGGATCGCGAAGGTGATGGACGAGGCCGTTACCGTTCCGAACACGAACGTGAAGGTCGGGCTCGATGCGCTACTCGGGCTGATCCCCGGCGTGGGTGACATCGGCAGCGCCGCGGTGGGGGCGTACATCCTCCGCGCCGCCGCACGGCTCAACGTACCGACCGTCATTATTGCCCGGATGCTGATGAATTTGCTGATCGATGCGGCGCTCGGCATCGTGCCGTTCATCGGGGATTTTCTCGACGTGCTGTACAAAGCGAACGCCAAGAACGCCCGGTTGGTGGTGGAGGCAGTCGAGAACCGCGGCGCCGCCACACGCGGCAGTTGGCTCAAGCTGATCGGGGCGTTCACCGTGTTCGCCCTGATCGTGGGGGGCGGGATCGTGGGCACAGTGTTCGCGCTAAAAGCCCTCTGGAACGCGCTCTAG
- a CDS encoding sialidase family protein, which produces MATWFGGKAEGAKDVEIWASTFDGKKWSEPKVFGTEPGQPCWNPVLFKSAKGTLFLWYKAGPKPDNWTGYVRTSADNGKTWTKPEMMPSTFMGPVRAKPIQLANGTILAGTSWESYRNWVPFVDRSTDEGKTWKRSNPFPVPEKFNQIQPALFEAKDGKIVVLMRSRNPLTVCRSESKDGGETFSPAEETSLANPSSGIDCVRTKEGDVFLIYNPTSVLRTPISLARSTDDGKTWKKVADLETEPGEFSYPAIIESSAGTLEITYTWKRTHIKHQSVDPKKLRS; this is translated from the coding sequence ATGGCCACTTGGTTCGGCGGCAAGGCCGAAGGCGCCAAGGACGTTGAGATCTGGGCCAGCACTTTTGACGGCAAGAAATGGTCCGAGCCGAAGGTGTTCGGCACCGAGCCCGGTCAACCGTGCTGGAATCCGGTGCTGTTCAAGTCTGCAAAAGGAACGCTGTTCCTCTGGTACAAGGCCGGACCGAAGCCCGACAACTGGACCGGATACGTCCGCACATCCGCCGACAACGGCAAGACGTGGACGAAGCCGGAAATGATGCCGAGTACGTTCATGGGGCCGGTGCGGGCGAAGCCGATTCAACTCGCGAACGGCACGATTCTCGCTGGGACCTCCTGGGAGAGCTACCGGAACTGGGTTCCGTTCGTGGACCGTTCCACCGATGAGGGCAAAACCTGGAAGCGCTCGAACCCGTTCCCGGTGCCGGAGAAGTTCAACCAGATCCAGCCCGCACTCTTTGAAGCGAAGGACGGGAAGATCGTAGTGTTGATGCGGTCGCGGAACCCGCTCACCGTCTGCCGGTCGGAATCGAAGGACGGCGGCGAGACCTTCTCGCCGGCCGAAGAAACCTCGCTCGCCAACCCGAGTTCCGGTATCGACTGTGTGCGGACTAAAGAGGGCGATGTGTTCCTGATCTACAACCCAACCTCGGTGCTCCGTACACCCATCAGCCTCGCCCGCTCGACCGACGACGGCAAGACCTGGAAGAAGGTCGCGGACCTCGAAACCGAACCCGGAGAGTTCTCGTACCCGGCCATCATCGAGTCATCGGCCGGTACGCTGGAGATCACATACACGTGGAAACGAACACACATCAAGCACCAGAGCGTCGACCCGAAGAAGCTCCGGAGTTAA
- a CDS encoding TIGR02996 domain-containing protein gives MSDEAAFLEALKTNPADDTVRLVYADWLDEHNAPRKAEYLRLVQAVASSEGDAANHPSGPRIVALAQELPAWWRFASASRFALMLNQFSDLVKTVKWCREITGCGLGEAKAALEASPTTVYACVPFEMAYSAYKLSPGESNARVRILAATRYPALVENSFRICVQCAAPRSHLAQSPRTELENEIRAVLNRVFLAMGVPLTESSFLEALSGQEVVLAGDLTRDQAQALTGELFATYLQRRSPAGWYLWCATTQSTAAFNT, from the coding sequence ATGTCCGACGAAGCGGCGTTCCTCGAAGCGCTGAAAACGAACCCCGCCGACGACACCGTGCGGCTGGTGTACGCCGACTGGCTCGATGAACACAACGCCCCCCGAAAAGCCGAGTATTTGCGGCTCGTTCAAGCAGTCGCAAGCAGCGAGGGTGATGCAGCAAATCATCCGAGCGGCCCCAGAATAGTGGCGCTCGCGCAGGAGCTGCCGGCATGGTGGCGGTTCGCAAGCGCCTCGCGATTCGCGCTGATGTTGAACCAGTTCAGCGATCTCGTCAAAACCGTCAAATGGTGTCGCGAAATTACGGGGTGCGGTTTGGGCGAAGCTAAGGCCGCACTGGAAGCCTCTCCCACTACGGTTTATGCCTGTGTGCCCTTTGAGATGGCTTACTCCGCGTACAAGCTCTCACCTGGCGAATCGAATGCGCGAGTTCGAATTCTTGCGGCTACGCGCTACCCTGCGCTGGTAGAAAACAGCTTCCGAATATGTGTTCAGTGCGCTGCCCCCAGATCGCACCTTGCGCAGTCACCGCGTACCGAACTTGAGAATGAGATTCGAGCGGTGCTGAATAGGGTGTTCTTGGCAATGGGCGTACCTTTGACGGAAAGCAGCTTCCTCGAAGCGTTATCAGGGCAGGAGGTGGTTCTTGCCGGTGATCTAACCCGCGACCAAGCACAAGCCCTTACGGGCGAACTGTTCGCTACGTACCTCCAACGCCGTTCGCCAGCAGGTTGGTATCTTTGGTGCGCAACGACACAATCCACAGCAGCTTTCAACACCTAA